The genomic window AATTGAAAAAATCTcgttgttatttttttttgttccaCATTGAACTTTGTTCCACATTGAACTTTGTATCACTTTCTTAAAGTAATGCAATTACCttcactttgaaaaaaaaaatacaaatttctCTCTCTTATATTTAGAAAACAACATTAGTCTCCTtacctatccctcttacaaacttgtaataacaaagacgagggaaggaaataatctaaataatacaacagcatataaaccaaacgcagtataactctttttaatgcttcttcatccggttcctgaaaaggtaaagctgtaggggggtgagaacctaaccacacggtctcaccatggaatttcaaagttgtcataagaagatatttaataagaaaactgttctcaaactcagtgattatcattgctttatgaatcttttaaaatccttaggaaatcgttcaaaaactttttcaaagaaataatgtttaatctttcaaaaattcaaaacattttctttcttataagaaaatctcaatcagaaaccaaccatgcaatcaaacaacacagtcatcaattcagcaccaaagttcattctcaaatgtagcacactAGTACAAACACAAACAAGACAGACAaagaaagcacaagtaggtagcagttacagcaaatagttcaagtagcagttaagaacagtttagcaattaggcaaaccaaaacaagttcaaacccaagcaaaacatacaaatgcatataatgcatgcctgttctatggctgatgaggctcatctgtcggttatccagccaacccgacaagtctgaattgtccttagactgtcccccgacgtgcatccccaagagtctacgcatagctttttctcaaataatcaatattgctcaatgggggtaacattcccgggaatttatatagtgcccggtcacacttacgtcgtagggtcaacagagtatcgagttttcaacctggtacacgtggtggcaagccacgacacttaatcTAGGGAAcatcgtatctcagatatttcaaattcataagccatataaataattcattcatcattcatcaatatctaagccattctcaatatcatcatcattcgtcaatcctATATCCCATTTAAAGCCAATTCCTTTACTTCATCAAAatagcttcaaaaccaagaaaagccatttttcataataatcaactaaataacctttcaaactaatttcttttcagcaatcacaaactactcaagcaatgaagcaatcagtcattcagtccagcaaacaaccacatttagAAGACAATTATAATCACAGGCATATGTTctctcacattaatatctatttatcacaaatctgtaatataaattagattttaagaaaaacccctaccttGACTCGTCGAAACCATAACTCAAAACGTGTCAACGAAACCATTTCTCTTAACCCGAAACCAACAGCAACCACAAACTCAGTCCTTGATCACTTTCGCAGCACTCACAGCAACTTAAGAGACGCCCAAAACACGACCCTATGTTACCAGAACCTCAGAATTTATAACCAAATATAACAGAATACTGACACGGGTTTTTGAAACATAAATACTTACCGAACTAATAAAATGAAACAGCGGCGGTCGCTGAACCGGTTTGGCGGCAGCTCCGGCAGCCACCTCGAACGGCAGCGACGACCAGAACTCCGGCAATGGCGACTGAAACAAACATACAGCGATGATTAAGCTcccgaaaatttaaaggaaaagaaaGCCAACTTAAAACCTTACTGGCGGCAGATCTCAGTGGCGGCAGAGGTGTTCTCCGGCGGTAGGACTCGGATAGAAGCTCCGGCAGTGGCGGATCTGGCGGCGACGGCTTCTCAACGGCAACACACCCCACGACGGCAACTCCCGCGCAgcgcgtctctctctctctcgcgaaCGGCGGCGACGGCAACTCCTCGCGCGACTCTCTCCCTCGATCCTGGCCTTCCTTGCGACGGTGATGAGTGGCGCGGTGGCAGCGGCGGTCCGCGATGGTGGCGACGAGCTGGAGCACAATGGCAGCGGCTATGGACGACAGCAAGCTCGATGACAACAGCGGCCTCTTCTCCTTCTTAGCTCGGTCCGGCAGCTCGGTGGCGGTGGTTGTGGCAAGACGCATCAGCGGCAGTCGTTTCCCTCCCTTCCTTCTTCTCCGTTTAgccctcttttctctctttcctttcttttctctctGTCTCAGTATGTATGGGTTTGTGTGTGTTACAGATGTGAAGGGGTTAGGAGGGTGAGGGGGTAATGGCGGCTGTTGAAGGAAACATGGGAGGTATAGGTGTGTCTGTATGTATGTGGCTGGAtggagtaataataataataataataataatgattaagTCAATGGTGCAAGAAGGCTGTTAATGAAGTCCGTTTCGAAAGCTACACATGATTTCTAATAAATCATCATTCTCAATCGTACTTCATCAATCAATTCATCTGAGGATTCTCAACCTCATCAAATACTTTGCAAATCTTAGTAGTCACAAACTTAACATCAAtaaaactctttcacatgaaaCAAGATTCCATAATCTTTGCTACATCGTATGTTTACAAATTTCACCTTCTGCGTTCACCAAACGTGTCCTAAAGGACTAATGTGCCATTTACTAAGTCTAACGGTCGCACAAGACACCAAAACTAATATCGAGTATACTCAGAAGGATAATAGaccatagaaaataaagaacagtGACAAGGACCGTGTTTGCGAGAATTTGAAAGAATTGTGGAAATCACAAGTAGACAAGGATGAACAAGCAATAAAGACTGCTGGAAAGAGAATCAATTAATAACTTTAAGGATAACTCTTGAATTGAAGGAATTCGATAAGACCAATAAGATGAAAAACAATGCAGTATTTTGAAATGAATTCAAGCGGAGTCAAGTAAATATGAGGTTTACAAAAGGAGAATATCCAAAACTAAAGGCAAAGCTCTCAGAACTCGAGtttgatttaaaaatattttcgaatACATTGTTCTTGAAGAATGAAAATCTTAAGGGAAGATCATTTCACGTTTTACCAAAAAagataagtaaaaaaaaaaaatcttccaacagaataataaaaatatgaatgTAACATTATTTCAATATAAATTCAAGTTGAAACAGAttacataaaatttgaaaaaggagAGACTAATTTGGCTAAGAGAAAAattctatttattatttttttttttcgttttttatgTTAAGCATGCATGAAAATTACGATCTTGTTGGAAGGAAACTCGAAATAAAGTTTTGcttataaaagaaaaagaagatgcaTTACAATGAAACATATTTAAATCACatacaaaaattttcaaagtaAGAGAGTGTAAGCTAGGTTAAAAGTGATTTTATTAAAACTTCAAGAGATGGTTGTGTCGCTCCAAAACAAATTCAAGTTACAGCAAAAGAGGCACTGCCCAAATAAAGGAATGCAGAGTCAAAAACAACCttacataaaaataaatcaaatcttATTTAAAAAGGCTTAAAACAATCCAAGAATATGCTAGAAATCACACCTTATAAGGATAttcaataatattaaaatgcattaaGTACGTTCAAAGAGATACAAATCGCAAGAAGAGAAGAATAAGTGACAAGAGTAAGATTCACATGAATTCGGAAGGTGTAGGATTACAACTAAGCAACAATGTATAGACATGAGAAAACATTTCAGAAGGAGTCATTTCACATCTTAACAAGAAATATTGAATCTAGGAACTCCAAAGGAAACAAGAAAAGGGTAGTGATAAATTGGATCAAAACAAACTGAAACTAAATTAGAGAAGCGCAAAGATTACAAAAATATGAAGGAATGGTTCTAGTCACCAACAAACTAGGATGGTTAAAAGTCGTGAAGTATGTCAGAAGAAAGAATTGAAATGCAAATAGGAAAGAATTTTGATTTCAAAGAACTTCaatagaaatcctaaaagagaacagggttattatttacaaaattcaagagaattagTAAAAACATGAATATTGTGTCATATTAAAACAATTTCAAGTCGAACTTGAGCATAATGTATGATTTGTGTAATGAAAGTATATAAAtacaatatttttcaaaaaaaactaAACAAAGGTAAATATTATGTTATACtagatcaaattcaaattaaaataatttgtgtgaagtttattaaatgaaaattaactgaaatgaaaatagaaatctTGCTTTAGAAAGTTTAAAGAGTTTGTAGATACATAATTAAGTAAATATGTATATGTGCATAAAAAATCGAATAATGTTGCAAAAGGATCAAATTATGTTCAAATGAGAAAATCTAAAGTAAAGTATTATTGTAAGGATAAATAAAGACTAAGTAGTACTTTTAAATAAAAGcatgttttaattatataaagaaaattttcattttttgtaAGGAAGTATTTTATATAATCAAAGGTTGTCGTATTCAGAATTCAAATAATGGTTACAACCAGAGTCAAACAGAAAAGAACCAAAATAGAACTATTTTCAAAAGAAATTCCAAGATAAGAGTTGTAGAAGAAAACTACTAGAATTGATACATTTCATCAAAACAAGGTCAGTTTTTATCATTTTTACGAAGAAATACAAAACCAAAGATTGTAATCCGAGCAGGACACACAATAGTTACAGAACACGAAACAGGAGAACTAAATCGCATAATCAGTTTACTACGAATCGCGACTCTTAAGATTTAAATAACTTAGGAATCAACGATTATGGATTGCACCAAAACTAATTCGAAATCAAATCAACAAATACCAAATTTATGAACAGTGTTAAGGTTGAATGTTCCTTAAAGATTCAAGCAATAATTAGGAACATAATCAAAAAAGGATATATATGAATGAcaagatatggtagaaaaatatccaaaaaacaTTCCAAGAAGAAATTAAGAACTAGAGATTCCAATACTATTGATAAAGGTAAAGATAACGTCAagcacgaataaagattatacgtcgAAACGGAACTAATCTCTGGAATTTAGtctctaacgttcccaaaacccgcgactCGCGTTATCTATGACTCGCATATCgcctatgataacccattaatgcttgcatatacataattcactagtgttaagctggccaaacttaataccagaaATTATGCAACgcaagactaatggcattaattaatagatcgtcatgtgcataaagctctaattctcgttattcgaacaagacctactacatgacagtctctcagagtatgcaattgaagcataaccggtccattcctcaggctctacaggaaagacagctctgataccataatgtaacaccctcactatcagaagtcacgcttccggctgcggtactctgatagaaagaagtattacgactactttacatattaaatactaaaataggagcctgtgactcgacactgtatcgctaaTTTCTTTGAACATCGGAAGTAAAtgctttatcttaaaaaaaacaaacaagcaggcatagattcatatacaagactccttacataataactcaatatattatacatataaaacatacaattcctatccctcttacaaacttgtaataacaaagacgagggaaggaaataatctaaataatacaacagcatataaaccaaacgcagtataactctttttaattcttcttcatccggttcctgaaaaggtaaagctgtaggggggtaagaacctaaccacacggtctcaccatggaatttcaaagttgtcataagaagatatttaataagaaaactgttctcaagctcagtgattatcattgctttatgaatcttttaaaatccttaggaaatcgttcaaaaactttttcaaagaaataatgtttaatctttcaaaaattcaaaacattttctttcttataagaaaatctcaatcagaaaccaaccacgcaatcaaacaacacagtcatcaattcagcaccaaagttcattctcaaatgtagcacaccAGTACAAACACAAACAAGACAGACAaagaaagcacaagtaggtagcagttacagcaaatagttcaagtagcagttaagaacagtttagcaattaggcaaaccaaaacaagttcaaacccaagcaaaacatacaaatgcatataatgcatgcctgttctatggctgatgaggctcatctgtcggttatccagccaacccgacaagtctgaattgtccttagactgtcccccgacgtgcatccccaagagtctacgcatagctttttctcaaataatcaatattgctcaatgggggtaacattcccgggaatttatatagtgcccggtcacacttacgtcgtagggtcaacagagtatcgagttttcaacctggtacacgtggtggcaagccacgacacttaatccagggaacatCGTATCTcatatatttcaaattcataagccatataaataattcattcatcattcatcaatatctaagccattctcaatatcatcatcattcgtcaatccatatcccatttccaaattcattcNNNNNNNNNNNNNNNNNNNNNNNNNNNNNNNNNNNNNNNNNNNNNNNNNNNNNNNNNNNNNNNNNNNNNNNNNNNNNNNNNNNNNNNNNNNNNNNNNNNNNNNNNNNNNNNNNNNNNNNNNNNNNNNNNNNNNNNNNNNNNNNNNNNNNNNNNNNNNNNNNNNNNNNNNNNNNNNNNNNNNNNNNNNNNNNNNNNNNNNNNNNNNNNNNNNNNNNNNNNNNNNNNNNNNNNNNNNNNNNNNNNNNNNNNNNNNNNNNNNNNNNNNNNNNNNNNNNNNNNNNNNNNNNNNNNNNNNNNNNNNNNNNNNNNNNNNNNNNNNNNNNNNNNNTAaaccttttaaaataactacttcaaatgaaatttctaattttataaaatttcg from Arachis ipaensis cultivar K30076 chromosome B09, Araip1.1, whole genome shotgun sequence includes these protein-coding regions:
- the LOC110266696 gene encoding uncharacterized protein LOC110266696, whose amino-acid sequence is MRLATTTATELPDRAKKEKRPLLSSSLLSSIAAAIVLQLVATIADRRCHRATHHRRKEGQDRGRESREELPSPPFARERETRCAGVAVVGCVAVEKPSPPDPPLPELLSESYRRRTPLPPLRSAAIAIAGVLVVAAVRGGCRSCRQTGSATAAVSFY